One region of Culex pipiens pallens isolate TS chromosome 2, TS_CPP_V2, whole genome shotgun sequence genomic DNA includes:
- the LOC120422806 gene encoding translation machinery-associated protein 7 homolog: MSGREGGKKKPLKQPKKDSKDMDEDDAAFKAKQKAQQKAMEDAKAKAAKGGPLGVGGIKKSGKK; this comes from the exons ATGTCCGGACGCGAAGGAGGCAAGAAGAAGCCACTGAAGCAGCCCAAGAAGGACTCGAAAGATATGGACGAAGACGATGCCGCTTTCAAG GCCAAGCAAAAGGCACAACAGAAGGCCATGGAGGATGCCAAGGCGAAAGCCGCAAAGGGAGGTCCTCTGGGCGTAGGAGGCATCAAAAAATCCGGCAAAAAGtag
- the LOC120422805 gene encoding dynactin subunit 5 — MDVTTQHYNKDEYVETASGNKVSRQTILCGSQNIILHGKVIVQSGAIIRGDLAAVRTGRYCVISKGSVVRPPYKQFSKGVAFFPLQIGDHVYIGEGAIVSAAQIGSYVYIGKNAIVGRRCMLKDNCIIEDGAILPPETTVASYMRYTVDGKIEGGQGNPDFVPHAMQDLMIEYTKSYYENFIPASGA; from the exons ATGGACGTAACAACACAACACTACAACAAGGACGAGTACGTGGAAACGGCTTCCGGCAACAAGGTCAGCCGGCAGACGATCCTGTGCGGGTCGCAAAACATCATCCTCCACGGTAAGGTGATTGTGCAGAGCGGAGCTATTATCCGGGGAGATTTGGCTGCCGTTCGGACGGGTCGATACTGTGTTATTTCCAAGGGTTCGGTGGTGCGCCCGCCGTACAAGCAGTTCAGCAAGGGTGTGGCGTTCTTTCCGCTGCAGATCGGGGACCATGTTTACATTGGCGAGGGGGCCATCGTGTCGGCAGCTCAAATCGGATCTTACGTTTACATCGGGAAAAATGCTATCGTG GGACGACGGTGCATGCTGAAGGACAACTGTATTATTGAGGATGGTGCAATTCTTCCGCCGGAAACTACCGTGGCCAGTTACATGCGATACACGGTAGACGGGAAGATTGAAGGTGGCCAGGGAAATCCGGATTTTGTTCCGCACGCGATGCAGGACTTGATGATTGAATACACCAAATCTTATTACGAAAATTTCATTCCCGCAAGCGGAGCTTGA
- the LOC120422790 gene encoding zinc finger protein 501-like: MMDFSNRCRGCLSNDEETLQLLDDPTVLLFEDCVRIQISSDEPKLPKHICSTCYGKCSAWAKFRQQCWETNELLSFRLGHEQLEIIGSTSSIEKEEVPETVEEPSVVRIENAEVAVEDGCSDAVFSPDEEDEQVSSVEVYEIKSGRDIACTQCPMQFRSMERFEAHWRTHQGLKAEVCKICNGEFNNARALRRHMLKHVEGKKFTCQECGKSYKFATSLTLHRKCHQDGPRRFVCDLCGKAFVRAHGLKSHMSCHSTEMPFECGECGKRFKNEIMLRNHVTRVHEGVKRFGCLSCGKKFKTAAELKIHERSHTNLKPFKCKECEKSYKTQSHLAVHFRNAHTSERPYECEFCGLRFGHSKVLKSHRLIHTQEKPWQCQVCKQNFRQQATLKSHMRTRCSAGVQPDNGMNVEEVSSVGEVRSGIDFGVIEVIESSQ; this comes from the exons ATGATGGACTTTTCCAACCGGTGCCGGGGCTGCTTATCGAACGATGAAGAAACCTTGCAACTTCTTGACGACCCCACCGTCCTGCTGTTTGAGGACTGCGTTAGAATCCAG ATTTCCTCCGATGAACCAAAACTCCCAAAGCACATCTGCAGCACCTGCTACGGAAAGTGTTCCGCTTGGGCCAAATTTCGCCAGCAGTGCTGGGAAACGAACGAGCTGCTCAGTTTCCGGCTTGGCCACGAGCAGCTCGAAATAATCGGCTCGACGAGCAGCATTGAAAAGGAGGAAGTTCCGGAAACGGTTGAGGAGCCTTCTGTGGTGCGGATTGAAAATGCGGAAGTTGCGGTTGAGGATGGTTGTTCCGACGCGGTTTTCTCGCCCGATGAGGAGGATGAGCAGGTCTCCTCCGTTGAGGTGTACGAGATTAAGAGTGGTCGCGATATCGCCTGCACTCAATGTCCGATGCAGTTCCGCAGTATGGAGCGATTTGAAGCGCACTGGCGCACTCACCAGGGGTTGAAGGCGGAAGTTTGCAAGATTTGCAACGGTGAATTTAACAATGCCCGGGCGCTGCGTCGTCACATGTTGAAGCACGTGGAGGGGAAAAAGTTCACCTGCCAAGAGTGCGGCAAGAGTTACAAGTTTGCGACCTCGCTGACGCTGCACCGGAAGTGCCATCAGGACGGGCCGCGGCGGTTCGTTTGCGACCTGTGCGGGAAGGCGTTCGTGCGGGCGCACGGGCTGAAGAGTCACATGTCGTGCCACTCGACGGAGATGCCGTTTGAGTGCGGGGAGTGTGGGAAGCGGTTCAAGAACGAGATTATGTTGAGGAATCACGTGACGAGGGTTCACGAAGGGGTGAAACGGTTTGGGTGTTTGAGTTGTGGAAAGAAGTTTAAAACGGCGGCGGAGCTTAAAATTCACGAGAGGTCGCACACAAATTTGAAGCCGTTCAAGTGCAAAGAATGTGAAAAGAGTTATAAAACCCAGAGTCATCTGGCGGTTCACTTCCGGAACGCGCACACTTCGGAACGACCGTATGAGTGTGAGTTCTGCGGGTTGCGTTTTGGCCATAGCAAGGTGCTTAAAAGCcatcgattgatccacacgcaGGAGAAACCGTGGCAGTGCCAGGTTTGTAAGCAGAACTTCCGGCAGCAGGCGACGCTGAAGTCGCACATGCGAACTCGTTGTTCCGCAGGAGTTCAACCGGATAATGGGATGAATGTGGAGGAAGTGAGCAGCGTTGGGGAGGTAAGATCTGGAATCGATTTTGGCGTAATCGAGGTTATAGAATCTTCTCAGTAG